Within the Ananas comosus cultivar F153 linkage group 25, ASM154086v1, whole genome shotgun sequence genome, the region GCCCCTCGGGTAAGCCCCACAAGCCCGACACCGCGCTCCTCGTCGCCCTCCGCTTCGTCCCCCTCGACCGGAGCCCTAGCTACCTCCCCGGGATCGCCGGGGACCCGGGGAGCGGCGGGGTCCGGGACGCGTACTTCCCCCTCCGCCGCGGCGGGGCCGTGACGCTGTACCAGGACGCGCACGTGCGGGAGGGGGAGCTCCCCCCCATCGAGCTCGAGGAAGGGAGCTCCTTCCGCCACGGCACGTGCTGGGAGGACATATGCCACGCGATCCTCGAGGCGCACCATTTGATCTACATCGTGGGGTGGTCGGTGTACCACAAGGTGAGGCTCGTGAGGGAGCCGACGCGGCCGATCCCGAGCGCCGGGAAGCTCACGCTCGGGGAGCTCCTCAAGTACAAGTCCCAGGAGGGGGTGCGGGTGTGCCTGCTCGTGTGGGACGATAAGACGTCGCACGACAAGCTCCTCATCAAGACGGTAAGGCCGATCGCGACCACTTTCCCCCAATTGTTGTTGGAATTGTGATTGTGATTGTGATTGTGTACTGTGGCGACATTTTTGCGGTCAAAATGATGAATTTTTCAGTGATAATCAATTTGTTGTTTGATATGAACGGTAGCAACTTATGCACGAGAAATTTGAGCGCATAAAGTGTTTGTTATTTGTCCTAATAGGCAAGTTTATGGCTTGCCCATGCATACACCCTTGTGCCATGGTTGAAGTTCACAGAAAATGACTTTTTGGCATTGTTGGATTCGATTTCTATTTCTTTGGAacacaaatttttttgttttagtacAGGACGAATGATGTTAATTCCTGGGACGAGGTGATACTAATTGTGCAACTTTGAGGATGCTCAAATAGCCATACGAGCTTCGAGGCGGTATATGTCAATACATAGCTATTAACTCTCTCAATTGTAGTACTTCCTCAATATAATTCACTAATTCTCTTTATCCGGGCTGCTGCTTAAGATTCTTATTGTTGTTTCAGTGTTCTTCCTATTTTAGTAAATCTGATTTCTAGTTTTTCTTTAGCTGTATACTTTTGCGCCATGTCCATCTCTAATTCAGCTTTTTTTCGGAGTCCACTATAAATTCTGTGACATATATAGCATATAATATATGTGGAACTATCAACAGTTCTAATCATTTGAAAGGTTCTGTTTCTATCCGGTTACTGACAAGAAATTGAATTAAACCGAACTTTTGGTCAAGCACATCATGCAAGTTTATAAACATGTCCTAGTCATTTTCCTTCTTTTGCTTATGCTCAACTTGCAATTTATTGATGTTTCTGGCACTGTATTTGGGTAATTCTGCAGGGGGGAGTGATGCAGACTCATGATGAAGAAACTAGAAAGTTCTTCAAGCATTCTTCGGTAATTTGTGTGCTGGCACCTCGTTATGCCAGCAGCAAGCTTAGCATTTTTAAACAGCAGGCAGGTTCCAACATCAATTGCTATGAGTATCAATGTTACTTTATCCTATTAATGTGCTCTATAGTTTATCTTATATGACACATTAGAGAAGAATGAACTTTGAATATTTTGATTTCACAGCTGAACAATTATGACCTTATTTTCACTTCGGTTAGAACCCAGATTTTTGCAGCATTTTCCATCATATTGTATCATGATACATTTTTTCGCAGTCTGTTCCGTGTATAACTTGTGCCATTTCTTCTAAACTGTGGATTAATTTCCTCTGCTTTGGATGCAGGTTGTAGGGACTCTCTTTACCCACCATCAAAAATGTTTACTGGTTGACACACAGGCTTCTAGAAATAACCGCAAAATTACAGCTTTCATTGGAGGTCTTGATCTTTGTGATGGCCGTTATGATACACCAGAGCATAGGCTTTTCCGTGATCTTGACACTGTATTTCAAAATGATATCCACAATCCCACCTTTGCTGTGAGTACAATTTTCCCTTGAATATGCCATTGAATACCTTATACTTTAAGTCGCCTACATACGGACCTTTCCTATATAAGCTGACTTAAGGTTGGCACTCTGTTTCAAAGTGATTTCCGCATTTGCACATTTGCTGTGTGTCATAGTTTTGCTTGACATTCCTTTTAATTCCTTATATGTTTTTGCCTTTATCAGTATCTATGGTTTCTGCATTAGTCAAACTTAATGCAGTCCTATAGTAGAATGACTTCCACTGCTGTTAAGCTGGAGATGTAAAATTCATTAGCTTGAGGAAAATTGTTCTTCCCAGACTCTTGTTAGTTTATttctatattcttttcttttgcttgtttataTACTGTGTGATGTTATTGCGACCAAATGCTCTTATATTCTGGTCTTtactatcattttatatatatatatatatatatatatatatatcattttcttATTATCATCCatatattatattcttatttgTAGGCAGAAACTAAAGGCCCAAGACAACCATGGCATGATCTACATTGCAAAATTGAAGGCCCCGCTGCGTATGATATCCTTACAAACTTTGAACAACGTTGGCGTAAGGCAACAAAGTGGCGTGATCGCTTTAAAAGAGCTTCTCACTGGAAAGATGACGCCTTGATAAAACTCGAGCGAATTTCATGGATACTCAGTCCATCTTCAACTGTTCCAAACGATGATCCAAGTCTATGCGTTTCTAGTGAGGAAGATCCTGAAAACTGGCATGTTCAGGTTGTATAATATGCAGTTTTTATGTTCTGTTGTTATGTTTATTTCGAATTTTAATGACTTCTTAAAATGATTTAATTTTGAAAGTCTCTTTAGGTTTTCCGGTCTATAGACTCTGGATCAGTGAAAGGATTTCCCAAAGATTGTCAAGAAGCTTCAGAAAAGGTTGTTGCAATACCATTTTGAGAAATTATGCTTGTTCCAACCTACCATTCAACTCTTACTGGCTTATTTTTCAATGTGTTGTTTGCAGAACCTTGTCTGTCGAAAGAATCTAACAATAGATAAGAGCATCCACACAGCATATGTTAGGGCTATTAGATCAGCTCAACATTTCATATATATTGAGAACCAATATTTTCTTGGTTCTTCATATGGTTGGCCATCCTACAAGAATGCAGGTTTGTGTATTCTCTTTTCTGCACTATTTTTTAAAGCCATTGTTTAGAAGTACATATTTGGCATTCATAACATTCCAATATAACCATTTTGGcattaattttgagttttgataaTTCTGTGCTTATGATGTTCAATGAACTGTAAGTCATAGTTAGTTTGTTGTAAATATTTTCTGGTAGTACCTTTTGAGGTTTCTGAATACAGAAATTTGCTGGCATTGACAGGTGCTGATAATCTGATACCGATGGAATTGGCCTTAAAAGTAGCAAGCAAGATTAGAGCCGGAGAACGATTTGCGGTATATGTGGTCATTCCGATGTGGCCTGAAGGAGTCCCAACTGCTGCCTCCGTGCAAGAAATTCTTTTCTGGCAggtaattattattcttttcgaAGTTACATAACCAAGTATTAGTATTTGGGAAATCTGCAAAttgtttttcattttgattttctGACTTTCTTGAGGGAATGAATTATTAAGCTTTGACAGATATATTCATTTCCTATTAACACTACAGTTCCTTGTCCTTTTTGAATTCCTAGTTAATTACTGGAGCATTTTTCACATTATTTGGCCAATtcggttttctttttctttttttttttgggggagaATTTATCTGATCTTTCTATTTTTCCAATTAAATTGCCATGGATATCAATCATACATTGTGCCTCTCTTTAACTGTTAGGATGTTTTTATCCTTGCAGAGCCAGACCATGCAGATGATGTATGAAATCATTGGGCAAGAGATCAGATCATCAAATCTTGAGAATGCACATCCACAAGACTACCTGAATTTCTACTGTCTTGGCAACAGGGAAGAACTGCCCGAAGACGACAACCAGACTGATAATCAGTCTACAGATAAAAGTACAGCGGTAATTCCTACTTTGACTTAACTTATATGTACACAGTAACTTTCTAAGTCTGATAATATCTAATCAAAAGAATAAGTTAAAATATGTCCCATAGTTTTACTTGTCCTTGTTCAGTAGAATTTACACATTTTGTTTCTCAAATATACTCAGGCCCTAAGTCGAAAATTCCGCCGTTTCATGATCTATGTTCACGCAAAAGGGATGATTATAGATGATGAGTATGTGATTTTGGGATCAGCTAATATCAATCAGAGATCTCTAGCTGGGTCAAGAGACACTGAAATTGCTATGGGTGCATACCAACGCCATCATACATGGGCAGAGAAGAAGAGACATCCACGTGGCCAGGTTGGAAGTTAGTTACCTTTTCTCATTATTTTCTCTACCTTCAATGAAATTGCCATCATATCTCAATACATGCTTAATTTCTATAGCTTCTCAACAAATGAATCTCTCTGCAAGTGCAACTACTCATTCGGCAAGTAGCTTAGTCGACTAAAAGACACGTCATGAGGAAGAATGTGATATTTTTGCTTGCTATTTTGTTGCATATGAGTGAAAAAACAAATCATTATATTCTCTTTTGTGTAAAATCGAGTCAAATGGTCATTTAGGATGACATATGAACTGAAATATCTGCATTGCTTGGCAAGACAAGTTTTCTATTTTACGGGTAATTAATTCTTAACAATTTTGAATGTATCTTACAGAAAGTATCACAAACTTCTACAGGTATATGGATACAGGATGTCGCTGTGGGCAGAGCATCTTGGCTTGGTAGACAACCGATTTAAGGAACCCCAGAGTTTGGACTGCGTAAAACTTGTCAATGAGATAGCTGAGAAGAATTGGGCCAAATTCACTGCCGAGGAAATGAGGACACTGCAAGGGCACCTTCTAAAATACCCGGTAAAGGTCGAAGCAGACGGCGAGGCGGGGCCACTTCCCAACCAAGAGTGCTTCCCCGATGTCGGTGGAAGGATTTTCGGAGCATCCACTTCGCTCCCTGATGCACTAACCATGTAGAGAAGTCGCGAGACAGCTTATCACTATTTAAAGGCCggaatataattaggtttttgcAAGATTGCTTCATTTATTCTTCAATTTTCCATCTTATTTCAACCTagtaaaaacaaacaaaatacatTGGAGAAAAGGAAGATGTTGTTCCCTACTGGAAGAACTATACTTATTGGAAGTCGAAGCTTTggtttttttaatccttttgcTTCTCATTTCTGTTAATTTACGTGATAAAAACATTTGATGTGCTTGATTTGTTGAACATTGGTTGTATAGTGTTTAGGTCCAGTGGATTGTGGATGTATTTTTTTGTACAAATAAATCATAATGGTGAAATGTGGATGTGTTTTCATGTGTCACTCGCGTAGCATCTTCCAACCTGCCGGTTGcaataagttaaaattaatgtttattattttattaatttattcccATCATTTCAAGTTTTatctactttttatttttttttagagaaaaaagggTATAAGTTATCGGCTTCATTCTTTGGTAATGAATTAAACTATATGgttgagaaaattatttcttttgagagaataaaaataagacgaaaagattaaaaaaactaaaagtaaaaaaaaaaagttaatagaGTTTTAATGTATCTGCAATGAATTAGAATATTAGAATATATGGCTGAGAAAATCGAATCTTTTAAGAGAATAAAAAGTGAGATAAacggattaaaaaaataaaaaacataaaaaagtcAATACAGTTTTACTGTATCTACAACGGAGTTCAACGCTCATTCAAAATCACAACGCTTCCATATTTTGCGGTTTCTACCACTATTTTATAATGCcagaaaacaaattatttttcttttaaaagaatGTTGTTAGCGAAGCAATCCAAACTACGCTGTTTTTTTTCCACTATCGCTAGCGCAGTGTTGGTCGCCCACCGTTTGTTATCTTCTTTCTCGCGATTTTCACTGTAATACatttttgctgaaaaagtgtgaatctTATGCGAAATACTGCATAAAATAATTGATAcctaaaattttacaaattttaactttataagGAATTGGTAGTATTTATAACTTTTCTAAGAAAATATATCCTAACTTAACTAAATGTCATGctatttaatgaaattttatataattaacatgtagctaaattcattAAATTCTAATAACACTCGAAAGAGGAATTTTCTAACTCAAAAGGAATGaaagttagatagtaaaataatttttttttaaaatttagttatttatttttaaaaaattttataattcatgTAAGTTCTATAcgtttatactttttttttttccttttcttttttaaccttTCAAACATAAGGGCGCGGGCCGGGTCTTTCAAACGAAAAGTCTTTTATATCAcatttattctatatatacacacatgcCAACATATATAAgcacaattttttataaaaaaaataatactttaatataaaattgttatattattttttattaaactcTACATTATCTTGCATGTTATAATATAATTGATTTGTCATATATCTTATATGTTAGAACTATCAGAAAGCAATCCGTTTTTATTCAAATCGAGCTTTAATTGAAAGACAAgcatttaagaaaaatattatgccTTTTGAATCCTACGCcggtataaaattaaaaatttatttattgcgCTAAAGTGATATCAGATCCACGTCTTGCGCACGAGCgtagcaaaattttatattcatttatctcataatataattttttttacacatGTAATTGGGCACGAGCGTAGGGAATTGGAGACGGGAGGGTTCTCagacctcccgctccatttctttttGGGGCAAGGGTAAATTGAggatgaattattttttattttatttttgacctCCACTTATAAATCGGAgtagattgaaggaagaaaagaatctCCTGTCTATCGCTTCATTTACTTGACGGATCAAAACAGATTCGGAgtgaattatatttttctatattttttattttcacttatCGCCCTATTCAGAATGGATTTGGTAGAAGCTCCACCAATTCGAATCCATTTACATTCCTACATGAGTGTAgcaaaattctatatttatttatgaaaaaactttaaatatcactcctatggtttcgcattttttcattttagtactctgtgatttacatacaatctaaatatttcaaaatacgcatatattttaaaattttataataattgaaaaaaattatattaatttttttttaaaaattttcttttcaaaattaatagaaaaagaattaaaaataaaattaaaaaatataaaaaaggggTGGGCCCCACCTGCCTGGGCCCACCCCCTCTCTCCTTCCCGCTTCCCGCCCCGCGCGCCGCGCTCGCGGTCGCGCTCGCGCTCGCCCCCACCTGTCCCAAAACTGAGGATTCATATATACTACTactatagatagatagatattatagatagataatataataaccCTCTTTCCCTCTgtttctcatctctctctctctctctctctctctctctctctctctctctctcattttccgaTCGATCGGATTTGGAGGCTCATTAATGGTGAGCAACTCCCCCTCTttccctctatctctctctctccctccctcgcTATCTCATCAACCTGAAACCCTGAATTCTTGTTCAGGGTGATCGGTTCATACCCACGAGGAGCCTCATGGATCTCGACCGCGCGCGATCGTCTCTTCTCGAGGGGAGAACCAAGAAACCGGCGGAGCGGTCCTCGGTCTTGACCCCGAAGGTGTTTGATCGTGttcatctttctttcttccaaTGTTCTAGGGTTTCCTGGTTTCCGATCTTCGTATAAAGTTGGatcttttggtttttggtttctTGGTCCCTGTTATTGTGGCAGGAGGAGTATAGGAGGAGGTTGGAGGAGAATCTGACACTGGATTCTGAAGGGAGGCCGTTCAGGATGCTTCCGTTCTGGAGCCCCAGCACGAGGAATTCCAGGCGGAGTCTGCTTGTGGACGAGATGATGCAAGAGGAGCGCGATCATGCGAGATATTTCCGCCGTGTTCCATCGGTACTTTACTTCATTCGCCCGACGCGTGACCAATGTTTGGTTTTCTTCATTTTCGTTGTTTATTTGTGCTGATCTGAGAGAGGCACTCGACAGAACCGTTTGCCCCGACGGAAGGATTGGGATCGAAACTGTtcagatatttcaaatattatcagatagaaattttgataagatactcaaaattttcttctcATTAAAAGCTAATGGCTGAGTTTGTAACTTGAATCTAGTTGTGTCATAAGAATATGTAATTATGTGAAGAAGCTTTTTTCGCTTAGGATGTTTTATATGATTTTCTCTTAAGCACTAGACGTCTGAATGTTATAAATGAATCTACATTTCATGTGCTTCCATTGTCAATTAAATTACAATGCTTTTTTCTCGGAACTGGTTCGTAATTTAGCTGTTGGTACTGAACTCTGGAACAGTCTGCAGATAAGATACTGGACGGGCCGAGCCTGATTGATGACTACTATGTGAACCTACTGGACTGGGGAAAGGAGAACATTTTGGCTGTTGCATTGGGCCCTTCGGTTTACCTATGGAAAGCCGACACTGGTGAGGTGCAACTGCTCCTGTCGGTGGATGAGGAGGAGGATCACCCAACTAGCGTTTCATGGTGTGATGACGGGAAGAAGCTGGCCATCGGATATGCTACATCTCAAATTGAGCTCTGGGATGCTCTGACCTTCCAGCAGGTATATGAGAATTTCCCTTAGTATCATTTGTTCTGTGTTTCCAACTTCAGTAACAGTTTTATTGGCTTTGAATATTTGATGATCAACGGGAAATAGCATATTTATCGACAGCGAAAGCTACACATTTTCCTTAGAATGAGGGAAGTTAAATATTTGGATGTTACTTGATTGGTTTAGCCTAATAATTGCTTCAAAAGTTATCTTGGGAACTCAATTTTTAAGAAAGTTTGCACCTGTTTTGAATCGAACCTCCTCAAGTAAGTCGCACGTGTTTGAGTAGAGCCTGGATGA harbors:
- the LOC109703465 gene encoding phospholipase D delta-like yields the protein MASSDAAEDSSEKPLLLHGDLDLWILEARRLPNMDLFSERLRRCFSACRPPIRSSSNPEHGHGGGHHHMKGKIITSDPYVTVSVAGAVVARTRVIPNSQDPEWGEHFVVPLAHRAAAVEFHVKDNDVFGAQLIGTASVPAHRLLADSGEEVRGWFPVIGPSGKPHKPDTALLVALRFVPLDRSPSYLPGIAGDPGSGGVRDAYFPLRRGGAVTLYQDAHVREGELPPIELEEGSSFRHGTCWEDICHAILEAHHLIYIVGWSVYHKVRLVREPTRPIPSAGKLTLGELLKYKSQEGVRVCLLVWDDKTSHDKLLIKTGGVMQTHDEETRKFFKHSSVICVLAPRYASSKLSIFKQQVVGTLFTHHQKCLLVDTQASRNNRKITAFIGGLDLCDGRYDTPEHRLFRDLDTVFQNDIHNPTFAAETKGPRQPWHDLHCKIEGPAAYDILTNFEQRWRKATKWRDRFKRASHWKDDALIKLERISWILSPSSTVPNDDPSLCVSSEEDPENWHVQVFRSIDSGSVKGFPKDCQEASEKNLVCRKNLTIDKSIHTAYVRAIRSAQHFIYIENQYFLGSSYGWPSYKNAGADNLIPMELALKVASKIRAGERFAVYVVIPMWPEGVPTAASVQEILFWQSQTMQMMYEIIGQEIRSSNLENAHPQDYLNFYCLGNREELPEDDNQTDNQSTDKSTAALSRKFRRFMIYVHAKGMIIDDEYVILGSANINQRSLAGSRDTEIAMGAYQRHHTWAEKKRHPRGQVYGYRMSLWAEHLGLVDNRFKEPQSLDCVKLVNEIAEKNWAKFTAEEMRTLQGHLLKYPVKVEADGEAGPLPNQECFPDVGGRIFGASTSLPDALTM